The Aequorivita sublithincola DSM 14238 genome window below encodes:
- a CDS encoding formate/nitrite transporter family protein, which produces MLENEEAKSKEQQNIDKELKNSEASELTTAKSHGEILKQQIVEGQETYDKNPVSILLSSLTAGLEIGFSYLLICTLYYFLQDKVEEDTIIKLMSFLYPVGFIMVILGQSILFTEQTSLLTLPVLNKKRSLKSLLKLWGLVIFGNLIGGYIIAFFLVWIGPRLQIFDLSTIEKIAVHVTDYDKMIIFASAVLAGWLMGLLSWLIAASKSTLSRIVIIFMITAVLAFTGLHHSIVGNVEVFAGLISSPAITISGYLIFIGLALFGNAFGGAVFVALLKYRAFVYDVKG; this is translated from the coding sequence ATGTTAGAAAACGAAGAAGCTAAATCTAAAGAGCAACAAAACATTGATAAAGAGCTTAAAAATTCTGAAGCTTCTGAACTGACCACGGCAAAATCCCACGGTGAAATACTGAAACAACAAATAGTTGAAGGTCAGGAAACATACGATAAAAATCCTGTAAGTATTTTGCTGAGTTCCTTAACAGCTGGTTTGGAAATTGGGTTTAGTTATTTATTAATCTGCACCTTGTATTATTTTCTCCAAGATAAAGTTGAAGAGGACACTATTATTAAATTAATGTCCTTTTTATATCCGGTGGGTTTTATAATGGTAATTTTAGGGCAATCTATATTATTTACCGAACAAACTTCGCTATTAACACTTCCAGTTCTTAACAAAAAGAGATCCTTAAAAAGTCTTCTTAAACTCTGGGGTCTGGTAATTTTTGGGAATTTAATTGGCGGTTATATCATAGCATTCTTCTTGGTTTGGATCGGGCCGCGTTTACAGATTTTTGATCTTTCAACTATAGAAAAAATAGCAGTGCACGTAACCGATTACGACAAGATGATCATTTTTGCAAGTGCCGTTTTAGCAGGCTGGTTAATGGGGTTGCTTTCTTGGCTTATTGCAGCTTCAAAAAGCACACTGAGTAGAATTGTCATCATTTTTATGATTACTGCAGTATTGGCTTTTACAGGGCTTCATCATAGTATTGTTGGTAATGTGGAAGTATTTGCAGGGCTAATAAGTTCTCCAGCAATAACCATTTCAGGCTATCTTATATTTATAGGCCTCGCACTTTTCGGAAATGCGTTTGGTGGGGCTGTGTTTGTAGCTCTTTTGAAATATCGCGCATTTGTTTATGATGTGAAGGGATAA
- a CDS encoding nitroreductase family protein, which yields MESIVTVNKITPLEHPVLESIKNRWSPRAFAKTPITEEKVKILLEAGRWAPSASNIQPWRVIWGIKGTKMYDRIFDCLDDFNQIWAANAELLWINAFKKTMEKNDKENFHALHDLGLFMGNVIHQANSMGIATHQMAGVKFKKAQDEFKFPDDYHVTTAVAFGYYGGNPDDLPEDLKKQELKKMRERKEQHEFAFNGNFQTKK from the coding sequence ATGGAAAGTATTGTTACAGTCAATAAAATAACCCCTTTGGAGCATCCCGTTTTAGAAAGCATTAAAAATAGATGGAGTCCTAGAGCATTCGCTAAAACCCCAATTACTGAAGAGAAAGTGAAAATATTATTAGAAGCGGGTAGGTGGGCTCCGAGTGCCTCCAATATTCAGCCATGGCGAGTTATTTGGGGAATTAAAGGCACCAAAATGTACGACCGTATTTTTGATTGCTTGGACGATTTCAACCAAATTTGGGCTGCTAACGCTGAATTGTTGTGGATTAATGCTTTCAAAAAAACGATGGAGAAGAATGACAAGGAAAACTTTCACGCATTGCATGATTTAGGTCTTTTTATGGGAAATGTAATTCACCAGGCAAATAGTATGGGAATTGCAACCCACCAAATGGCTGGAGTCAAATTTAAAAAAGCTCAAGATGAATTTAAATTTCCTGATGATTATCACGTTACAACTGCCGTTGCTTTCGGTTATTATGGCGGTAATCCGGACGATTTACCAGAAGATTTAAAAAAGCAAGAACTCAAAAAAATGCGCGAACGTAAGGAACAGCACGAATTCGCCTTTAATGGAAATTTTCAAACAAAAAAATAA